The sequence TTGCGCCTCAGGGGACCAGCGGGGACATTTAAGGGCAGCGTGCGCGGCCATTATTAGTGCTTTTGGCTGTCAGCTTCAGCGTGTCCTCACAGACTGCCTCAATGGCACCGAGCTCAGTGAGGGCCGCTGGGCCCCGGTGCGGCCTACAGCCCTGCTCCCCATGGGGTGCTGCCCTGAAGGGAGGCAGGGCGAGCAGATCCAGGTGCCCTCGGGGGCTGGGAGctacagagcagccctgcctgggggTCACACAGCCGTGGGAGGGGTCAGGTTCGGGTGGGGGTCCACACTTCCCCCACTTCCCATATCCCAGAGCTGGGTGTCACAGGCCTGGTGGGACTCGATGCAGTCATTTCCCTCTATTATTGGAGCTTTTTTATCAGTGAGTTACGAGTCCTTTGCCACCGGCAGTGGCCTGAGCGCTATACGATGTACAAAGAAAAGGCAGCTCTGGTGCCAAAGTGCTTATTGttcaaaatgcagatttttttttgtttttctttttttcccttcaaagcAAACCAATAGACGGAAAACCAGATGAAAAAACAGTGGGAGCCCAGAGACGAGAGAGAAGGATTTACTTTGTTATTTAACCTGGGATCTGCTGCgctgtgctcagcagcctgCCCTAAGGAGCCTGCCTTGGGAGGGGTTGGGCTGGGGGATCTGCAGAGCTTCCTTCCCACCCCTGAAATCCTGTGATTCCGTGGTTCTGTCTTCTCCAGGCACCCCTTGAAATGGAGCCCTGGCAGAGATCGTAGATTGGTTTGAGTTGGACGGGACCCTGAaaagccatctggtcccactcccctgcaatgggcagggtcacccacagctccttcaggatgctcagagcctggtccatTTCTGAGTGCTTCATTGGTATAATTCCTGTCTATTCTGCTTAGATATCTCAGTGCAGTGCATGCCTTACTGAAAATTGCTGCATTTCctggcctgctgctgctcttcatcATGATTATACTGGGCATGTCATTTCAATGTTTCAGAAGCAAGAAATTGTTAGTATAATAATTAGGGATGTGAATTACACCTGATTTGTGCCTGGCCTGCTCAGATATCAACCATGGTTTAGCTCTGGATGAATCAAGTCATAATTAAATCCATTTTTAATATTAGCAATGGCTGAAACATTGGTTGTATTAATGCAATATAAAAATGCTGTACTTTCGGGGAAAACAGAGGTAAATATAATTATTCACCTCACAACAGTGAAATATTCATGGAACACAAAATGTAAATTTACGGTGACATGGTACAACTTCACACATAGCAACACGAGTGAAGCTGGTTTCTGTAGCAAGACCCTGTCTTTCTGGAACACACTAGGTTGGCAGACTGAAAATTAATGCAGAAGCTGTGCTTAATAACGGGCTGcgggttgttgggttttgtggttttttgtttttttttttttttttttttgcttttaaattaaataggaaaaagaataacACAATCGCCATACTGGCCCCagtgttatttattttgagattttAATCCACTGTATTTTCTACTGTCCCCATATGTTCAGTTTTTAACGTGCCGCAGAATTCTGTGTCGCCAACTCACGAGTGCAGATGTTGTTGTGGACCGGCAGGAGCTATTGGCAGTTGGGTCTTTTCCCACCTCCGAAGACATGTGAAGCAATTTGGATCCATGCGACGCTAGCTGAATTGTGCTGTTAACATGATAAGTGGCGTTACAAGTGAGAGCATTAGACAAAAATTCACATCTTTGGGATCCTGAATGTGTCTGTTAGCTGTATGTCTCCAAAGAAATTTTGTCACCCTGTCTGCAGGCTTTAATAACACAACAGCAAAGTACTAGACTGTGTTTGGTTCAGGTTTGGGGCTACGGTTGCGTTCTTTTTCATTGCTATAAAAATCCAGCAAAATCTGGCCTTACCATAAACCTGTGAGAAGTTGAGTGTGCACGTGTTCTGTAGATACTCCCTATGCATTTGCAGATAAACCCATTGGAAACGCAACCAAGGTATTTGAAACACACAGGCCTATCAATGCTGTGAAGCGCAGTGTTGCCACAAGAACCGGTGCCATGGCAGAAGTCGAGAGGAAGCTGCTCATTCCGGCATGCCCAGCCTGCACGCCATGCCATCCTTCAGTCTTGGAGCTGCATGTCAACCAGGATGACAAAAGCAGTGATGGAACGGCAGCTTGCTtggggggctgtgcaggggacCATGGGCCCtctggagaaaaacagcaagCGAGGAGGTCGTTAATGCTGGGGGAGCAGTCTGCAACTGCGGCCCTGGTGCTGTCCTTCCCAGTGCCAGCAGTGAGAGCCAAGGCAGGAGGGAGCTGTGCCTGTGAGTCCCGATGGTGAGAGCTCTGCGTGAACCACCTTGGAGCCCGGACAGCTGTTATGATAGACCTCTATTCTGAGCTGTTTGTCTGGTGAGTCACTTTTAAAGGAACAAGGCTGAAACCACATTGCTGCTAATGACTCTTTCCACGGGTGTGGCTTCCCTTTGCTTGAGTACGCTTGAAGTCATGCGCAGTGAGAGGTGTTTTCAGGGACCGGCTTATTTTTGGCACTGAATTTAGAACAGGGCCATGTTCTGCCCAGAAGTTCACACCTTGCAACTGGCTCCCACCCACCCTTCACTTATTTAccattctgttttgaaaatggaCCGAGGACTACAGACCACACATGCCTATGAGATGCTGCACTTCATTCATGATGGTACTTCAGATACTGAGTGTTGAACCCCCAGAACAGGAGAGCAAGTCAGTAATTTGCACCAGGTCAACTTGattattttctgattattttcgTCCCGCTAATCCTGTCGATTAAAGAGAGGTGATCCAGAGCTGTCAGTAATCTTTGGGGATGAAGCACGGGTGGAGCAAAGTTGAGCTTAGTGAAATCTACCGGATAGACCAAAACAGCACCAAACTGTTTGGTTCTCACCCCCACTGACTCtctcttaaaaaatacatgtagGAAGATTGAGCATAGAAAACATTTATCATTTCAGCGCAACTTCTCCTATATCTCTTTGTGCCTCCTTGTTAAATAGTGCTTTGCTCTCTGGAAGCAAGGCGAAAAACAAGGGGACAGAATAAAGTTGGGGTACTTGAATTTGTGACTTAATTACGTCGTCATTACCAGAGCGGCTTCCCTAGATGTGTGCAGGACTGTGTGATACATCCTGAGGAACGCGTCCCAGTCCTGTGAGGTACCTGGTGAAATCATTTCAAGTATCTACTGCCGACTTTGCTGGGAATAAAGATGCCTTGGGAGACTCACTGCACCCAACCCAGCCACGGAAACAGCAATTGTGCCTTCGCCTCTCTCTGTTCTCAAATACAAGCAGTTTGTCACCAAAGTGGTGCTTGAAGTAACTTCACTAATTTCAGTACGGTTTAACCGAGAGCAGGTTTCATCTGTTGCCTCCGAAATATTAGTTTGTGGATTCCTGTGGAAAGAtaaaacaggagggagaaaaatattCTCCTTCACTTGTGTGAATTCCTACTAAAACATCATTTACTTTCTTGTTCCCTAGTGGAAAAGCATGCTTgatttcaattaaaatgaaatgtcatcATTTTGGGACGTGCTGCATAGTTTTAACAAATACGCCTTGTGTTCATCCATCAGGGAGAAGATGTTGGATTTGTATAAAGGCCAACAGGTACAGAGGATGCTTTGCATTCATGGTGAAATTACCTGTGCATGTATCCTACCAGCACCCTGTTTAGCTGAACTCAGCCGGGGCAGAGgattttccctccttttccacCCGTGTTAGTTGCAGGTGTTTAGAGCAGTCTTTGTTCCACCTCTCTGGTGATGGATTTCCTCAATTCTGCAGCCTCAGGTCTGGGTCCCTGGGTCCCAGCAGCCTTTCCCAGTTGGAGATACTGTGTCCTGCAAGCCCCCACTGTACTGGTTGGCAGCAGTGGTCACTGGTGATGTTTTGCTCTGAACAAGGCTGTATGGTATGTCCTGTAGTTGAGGGAAGTCTACAGAACTGAattttaccataaaaaaaaaaaatatatatatatgtatacatatatatataaattcctGTTGAAGCATCCTGctatacattattttttaattcaaaggctgtttctctttcccctcaccccttcccagtgggatgggggaaagaataagaaaacaaacaaagtagAATTCGGAGGTTGAGGTAAAACtttactaagacagagaaaaggaaaatagttatGACTGTACGTATACATAAATGTCTATAagaagtgatgcacaagcagtTGCTCACCACGCTCGACCAATGCTCATCTGGCCCTTGAGCAGTGGAATAGAGCAGTATGAATTCCTACCCCCTTCAAAACGCCTTCCAC comes from Gallus gallus isolate bGalGal1 chromosome Z, bGalGal1.mat.broiler.GRCg7b, whole genome shotgun sequence and encodes:
- the LOC101751186 gene encoding uncharacterized protein LOC101751186, which encodes MEFQQKSQRVSLLPSLPFPPGTAARPVPPTAPRMASLTPPERKELWLCQCLCALPTGEGARGVAPAATRTPSPGRAEVVRRGAAAWRAVWLQYGWHRVGHHRAVSSARAHGCPKRFQAQIRRSVGICASGDQRGHLRAACAAIISAFGCQLQRVLTDCLNGTELSEGRWAPVRPTALLPMGCCPEGRQGEQIQVPSGAGSYRAALPGGHTAVGGVRFGWGSTLPPLPISQSWVSQAWWDSMQSFPSIIGAFLSVSYESFATGSGLSAIRCTKKRQLWCQSAYCSKCRFFFVFLFFPSKQTNRRKTR